From Camelus dromedarius isolate mCamDro1 chromosome 12, mCamDro1.pat, whole genome shotgun sequence, the proteins below share one genomic window:
- the TSGA10IP gene encoding testis-specific protein 10-interacting protein isoform X2, whose product MGQDTNMLNTHQPLVRTTLGRPGEDTRLQAPGTAVGLLKLLSSIQQAEQDSLGSSDGAIQGQQQRSRSAGETAKKDRRLRGRNKKGQGSAEAEDLLPSPPRKPSFPFQWAWESATMDGRAPLQPGSTSAPGHQALPVPPAVQQHKSRPKSTANLPEAHGFCWKTEVPNLERRQFSVCSCIPIPPGKGKSQVLEPPGECGRQPPGKRSGSGLGSEEATEPEAPGTEESEEGEPRAPHRQRAASRRKGRNSSEMASDESELQCEGSSSSSNNLQGPQRRKSRAKELERPWDLEKLQRQLQQELDCGTEKQPWEALRAVVQGSGRSRKAQALRGDETFLFANFPNRTFHKRQEATRSLLWAWERQQQEERQQAELRRAREQQVQQQVARCLAVYAPRGSRGPGAAQRKLEELRRQERQRFAEYQAELQGIRHRVQARPYLFQQAMQVNARLTVTRRFSQVLSALGLDEKQLLAQAGKGETEGTPKKLRPGPRTLRSACAIGPPAQRRPPCPRRPRMRSRAPIPAFP is encoded by the exons ATGGGGCAGGACACCAATATGCTGAACACCCATCAACCGTTGGTCAGGACCACATTGGGGAGACCAGGGGAAGACACACGGCTCCAGGCTCCAGGGACGGCTGTAGGTCTGCTCAAGCTTCTGTCAAGCATCCAGCAAGCTGAGCAG GATAGTCTCGGGAGCAGTGATGGTGCAATTCAGGGCCAGCAGCAGAGGTCTCGGAGTGCAGGGGAGACAGCAAAGAAGGACCGGAGGCTCAGGGGCCGGAACAAGAAAGGGCAAGGCTCCGCTGAGGCTGAGGA tctcctcccttctccacctcggaagccctccttccctttccagtGGGCCTGGGAGAGTGCTACCATGGATGGCCGGGCTCCGCTTCAGCCTGGCTCCACCTCGGCCCCTGGCCACCAGGCACTGCCTGTGCCTCCAGCGGTCCAGCAGCACAAGTCCAGGCCCAAGTCCACGGCCAACCTCCCGGAGGCCCATGGCTTCTGCTGGAAGACAGAGGTGCCAAACCTGGAGAGGAGACAGTTCAGCGTCTGCAGCTGCatccccatccctcctggcaaGGGGAAGAGCCAAGTGCTAGAGCCGCCTGGGGAGTGTGGCCGGCAGCCACCCGGGAAGAGGTCCGGCTCGGGATTGGGGTCTGAGGAGGCCACTGAGCCAGAAGCCCCAGGTACTGAGGAGTCCGAGGAGGGGGAGCCCAGAGCCCCCCACAGACAGAGGGCTGCTTCTCGAAGAAAGGGGCGGAATTCCAGTGAGATGGCCTCAGACGAGAGTGAGCTGCAGTGCGAGGGGAGCAGCTCCAGCTCCAACAACCTGCAGGGGCCGCAGAGAAGGAAGTCAAGGGCCAAGGAACTGGAGAGGCCATGGGACCTGGAGAAGCTGCAGAGGCAGTTACAGCAGGAGTTGGACTGTG GCACCGagaagcagccctgggaggcttTACGGGCAGTCGTTCAGGGCTCCGGCCGCAGTAGGAAGGCCCAGGCCTTGAGAGGTGACGAGACTTTCCTGTTTGCCAACTTTCCTAACCGCACCTTCCACAAACGACAGGAGGCCACCAG AAGCCTGCTGTGGGCCTGGGagcggcagcagcaggaggagcgGCAGCAGGCCGAGCTGCGGAGGGCCCGGGAGCAGCAGGTGCAGCAGCAGGTGGCTCGCTGCCTGGCAGTCTACGCACCCAGAGGGAGCCGGGGGCCGGGGGCTGCCCAGCGCAAGCTGGAGGAGCTGAG GCGCCAGGAGCGACAGCGCTTTGCTGAGTACCAGGCAGAGCTGCAAGGCATCCGGCACAGGGTGCAGGCCCGGCCCTACCTGTTCCAGCAGGCCATGCAG gTCAATGCCCGGCTTACTGTGACCCGGCGCTTCTCCCAGGTGCTGTCGGCACTGGGACTGGATGAGAAGCAGCTGCTGGctcaggcaggaaagggggaaactgagggtACCCCCAAGAAACTCAG ACCGGGGCCGCGAACCTTGAGAAGCGCATGCGCAATTGGACCACCTGCTCAAAGACGGCCACCCTGCCCGAGGCGGCCGCGAATGCGCAGTCGGGCTCCGATCCCGGCCTTCCCATGA
- the TSGA10IP gene encoding testis-specific protein 10-interacting protein isoform X3, with product MGQDTNMLNTHQPLVRTTLGRPGEDTRLQAPGTAVGLLKLLSSIQQAEQDSLGSSDGAIQGQQQRSRSAGETAKKDRRLRGRNKKGQGSAEAEDLLPSPPRKPSFPFQWAWESATMDGRAPLQPGSTSAPGHQALPVPPAVQQHKSRPKSTANLPEAHGFCWKTEVPNLERRQFSVCSCIPIPPGKGKSQVLEPPGECGRQPPGKRSGSGLGSEEATEPEAPGTEESEEGEPRAPHRQRAASRRKGRNSSEMASDESELQCEGSSSSSNNLQGPQRRKSRAKELERPWDLEKLQRQLQQELDCGTEKQPWEALRAVVQGSGRSRKAQALRGDETFLFANFPNRTFHKRQEATRSLLWAWERQQQEERQQAELRRAREQQVQQQVARCLAVYAPRGSRGPGAAQRKLEELRRQERQRFAEYQAELQGIRHRVQARPYLFQQAMQVNARLTVTRRFSQVLSALGLDEKQLLAQAGKGETEGTPKKLSHGSVGARMVHSSQSPLKTEPTSSQPDRHSTQSPDPEPSPRDKN from the exons ATGGGGCAGGACACCAATATGCTGAACACCCATCAACCGTTGGTCAGGACCACATTGGGGAGACCAGGGGAAGACACACGGCTCCAGGCTCCAGGGACGGCTGTAGGTCTGCTCAAGCTTCTGTCAAGCATCCAGCAAGCTGAGCAG GATAGTCTCGGGAGCAGTGATGGTGCAATTCAGGGCCAGCAGCAGAGGTCTCGGAGTGCAGGGGAGACAGCAAAGAAGGACCGGAGGCTCAGGGGCCGGAACAAGAAAGGGCAAGGCTCCGCTGAGGCTGAGGA tctcctcccttctccacctcggaagccctccttccctttccagtGGGCCTGGGAGAGTGCTACCATGGATGGCCGGGCTCCGCTTCAGCCTGGCTCCACCTCGGCCCCTGGCCACCAGGCACTGCCTGTGCCTCCAGCGGTCCAGCAGCACAAGTCCAGGCCCAAGTCCACGGCCAACCTCCCGGAGGCCCATGGCTTCTGCTGGAAGACAGAGGTGCCAAACCTGGAGAGGAGACAGTTCAGCGTCTGCAGCTGCatccccatccctcctggcaaGGGGAAGAGCCAAGTGCTAGAGCCGCCTGGGGAGTGTGGCCGGCAGCCACCCGGGAAGAGGTCCGGCTCGGGATTGGGGTCTGAGGAGGCCACTGAGCCAGAAGCCCCAGGTACTGAGGAGTCCGAGGAGGGGGAGCCCAGAGCCCCCCACAGACAGAGGGCTGCTTCTCGAAGAAAGGGGCGGAATTCCAGTGAGATGGCCTCAGACGAGAGTGAGCTGCAGTGCGAGGGGAGCAGCTCCAGCTCCAACAACCTGCAGGGGCCGCAGAGAAGGAAGTCAAGGGCCAAGGAACTGGAGAGGCCATGGGACCTGGAGAAGCTGCAGAGGCAGTTACAGCAGGAGTTGGACTGTG GCACCGagaagcagccctgggaggcttTACGGGCAGTCGTTCAGGGCTCCGGCCGCAGTAGGAAGGCCCAGGCCTTGAGAGGTGACGAGACTTTCCTGTTTGCCAACTTTCCTAACCGCACCTTCCACAAACGACAGGAGGCCACCAG AAGCCTGCTGTGGGCCTGGGagcggcagcagcaggaggagcgGCAGCAGGCCGAGCTGCGGAGGGCCCGGGAGCAGCAGGTGCAGCAGCAGGTGGCTCGCTGCCTGGCAGTCTACGCACCCAGAGGGAGCCGGGGGCCGGGGGCTGCCCAGCGCAAGCTGGAGGAGCTGAG GCGCCAGGAGCGACAGCGCTTTGCTGAGTACCAGGCAGAGCTGCAAGGCATCCGGCACAGGGTGCAGGCCCGGCCCTACCTGTTCCAGCAGGCCATGCAG gTCAATGCCCGGCTTACTGTGACCCGGCGCTTCTCCCAGGTGCTGTCGGCACTGGGACTGGATGAGAAGCAGCTGCTGGctcaggcaggaaagggggaaactgagggtACCCCCAAGAAACTCAG CCATGGGTCAGTGGGGGCAAGAATGGTGCACTCTTCTCAGAGCCCCCTAAAGACAGAACCCACCAGCAGCCAGCCGGACAGGCACTCCACCCAAagcccagacccagagcccagtccacgagataaaaattaa
- the TSGA10IP gene encoding testis-specific protein 10-interacting protein isoform X1: MGQDTNMLNTHQPLVRTTLGRPGEDTRLQAPGTAVGLLKLLSSIQQAEQDSLGSSDGAIQGQQQRSRSAGETAKKDRRLRGRNKKGQGSAEAEDLLPSPPRKPSFPFQWAWESATMDGRAPLQPGSTSAPGHQALPVPPAVQQHKSRPKSTANLPEAHGFCWKTEVPNLERRQFSVCSCIPIPPGKGKSQVLEPPGECGRQPPGKRSGSGLGSEEATEPEAPGTEESEEGEPRAPHRQRAASRRKGRNSSEMASDESELQCEGSSSSSNNLQGPQRRKSRAKELERPWDLEKLQRQLQQELDCGTEKQPWEALRAVVQGSGRSRKAQALRGDETFLFANFPNRTFHKRQEATRSLLWAWERQQQEERQQAELRRAREQQVQQQVARCLAVYAPRGSRGPGAAQRKLEELRRQERQRFAEYQAELQGIRHRVQARPYLFQQAMQVNARLTVTRRFSQVLSALGLDEKQLLAQAGKGETEGTPKKLREPWVSGGKNGALFSEPPKDRTHQQPAGQALHPKPRPRAQSTR, from the exons ATGGGGCAGGACACCAATATGCTGAACACCCATCAACCGTTGGTCAGGACCACATTGGGGAGACCAGGGGAAGACACACGGCTCCAGGCTCCAGGGACGGCTGTAGGTCTGCTCAAGCTTCTGTCAAGCATCCAGCAAGCTGAGCAG GATAGTCTCGGGAGCAGTGATGGTGCAATTCAGGGCCAGCAGCAGAGGTCTCGGAGTGCAGGGGAGACAGCAAAGAAGGACCGGAGGCTCAGGGGCCGGAACAAGAAAGGGCAAGGCTCCGCTGAGGCTGAGGA tctcctcccttctccacctcggaagccctccttccctttccagtGGGCCTGGGAGAGTGCTACCATGGATGGCCGGGCTCCGCTTCAGCCTGGCTCCACCTCGGCCCCTGGCCACCAGGCACTGCCTGTGCCTCCAGCGGTCCAGCAGCACAAGTCCAGGCCCAAGTCCACGGCCAACCTCCCGGAGGCCCATGGCTTCTGCTGGAAGACAGAGGTGCCAAACCTGGAGAGGAGACAGTTCAGCGTCTGCAGCTGCatccccatccctcctggcaaGGGGAAGAGCCAAGTGCTAGAGCCGCCTGGGGAGTGTGGCCGGCAGCCACCCGGGAAGAGGTCCGGCTCGGGATTGGGGTCTGAGGAGGCCACTGAGCCAGAAGCCCCAGGTACTGAGGAGTCCGAGGAGGGGGAGCCCAGAGCCCCCCACAGACAGAGGGCTGCTTCTCGAAGAAAGGGGCGGAATTCCAGTGAGATGGCCTCAGACGAGAGTGAGCTGCAGTGCGAGGGGAGCAGCTCCAGCTCCAACAACCTGCAGGGGCCGCAGAGAAGGAAGTCAAGGGCCAAGGAACTGGAGAGGCCATGGGACCTGGAGAAGCTGCAGAGGCAGTTACAGCAGGAGTTGGACTGTG GCACCGagaagcagccctgggaggcttTACGGGCAGTCGTTCAGGGCTCCGGCCGCAGTAGGAAGGCCCAGGCCTTGAGAGGTGACGAGACTTTCCTGTTTGCCAACTTTCCTAACCGCACCTTCCACAAACGACAGGAGGCCACCAG AAGCCTGCTGTGGGCCTGGGagcggcagcagcaggaggagcgGCAGCAGGCCGAGCTGCGGAGGGCCCGGGAGCAGCAGGTGCAGCAGCAGGTGGCTCGCTGCCTGGCAGTCTACGCACCCAGAGGGAGCCGGGGGCCGGGGGCTGCCCAGCGCAAGCTGGAGGAGCTGAG GCGCCAGGAGCGACAGCGCTTTGCTGAGTACCAGGCAGAGCTGCAAGGCATCCGGCACAGGGTGCAGGCCCGGCCCTACCTGTTCCAGCAGGCCATGCAG gTCAATGCCCGGCTTACTGTGACCCGGCGCTTCTCCCAGGTGCTGTCGGCACTGGGACTGGATGAGAAGCAGCTGCTGGctcaggcaggaaagggggaaactgagggtACCCCCAAGAAACTCAG GGAGCCATGGGTCAGTGGGGGCAAGAATGGTGCACTCTTCTCAGAGCCCCCTAAAGACAGAACCCACCAGCAGCCAGCCGGACAGGCACTCCACCCAAagcccagacccagagcccagtccacgagataa